One window from the genome of Flavobacterium agricola encodes:
- a CDS encoding LTA synthase family protein — protein MEFKFFKNRFSILIAFCLGFFALSTILRLVFIVWEANEVSLTVSNLIKTLAMGLFFDLGTASLFFMPLCLYLTFIPKKIIGSKVDKVMLHFIAALLLLILVFTFFAEITFWEEFKTRFNFIAVDYLIYTNEVISNIQQSYPLPLLFSIVLSICFLLYLALTKVQAFKISFQSKTSFKIRILYFVANSAIALFFIQCVTNQQAEWSENRYNSEISKAGIYSFFAAFKNNQLDYATFYNTIPNQQAFTIVQKELNLLDPKANSIKREVINSNQTENKPNVILIMMESMSASFMAEFGSTAGITPNLDTLAQKGILFNNLMATGNRTVRGIEALTLSIPPTPGQSIVKRPNNQNLITIGTVFKNKGYQNNFFYGGDGYFDNMNSYFSGNGFAIFDRGRGGILNEKLSTKRTLITDDQVSFENAWGICDEDIFNVVLQQSDSMYSNNQPFFNYILTTSNHRPYTYPENKIDIPSGTGREGAVKYADFAIGAFIKNAQTKPWFKNTVFVIVADHCASSAGKNEIDVQNYHIPAIIYNLPNQEPVKESKLMSQIDLLPTLFGKLNWNYNSNFYGQDVNQAAYKEKALMATYRKLGYMNQNNEVVILSDQKKNATFIWDKKTNNLISNPENKALTKQAISWYQTADYLFSNQLLKAN, from the coding sequence ATGGAATTTAAATTTTTTAAAAACAGATTTAGCATTCTTATCGCATTTTGCTTAGGATTTTTTGCGCTATCAACCATATTGCGCTTAGTTTTTATAGTTTGGGAAGCTAACGAAGTTTCACTTACCGTATCTAACTTAATAAAAACCCTTGCTATGGGGTTGTTTTTTGATTTAGGAACAGCAAGCTTATTTTTTATGCCTTTATGTTTGTACTTAACTTTTATTCCTAAAAAAATAATTGGTAGTAAGGTAGATAAAGTGATGCTCCATTTTATTGCAGCTTTATTACTACTAATATTAGTTTTTACTTTTTTTGCTGAAATTACTTTTTGGGAAGAATTTAAAACGCGCTTTAACTTTATTGCTGTTGATTATTTAATTTATACTAACGAAGTTATTAGCAACATTCAGCAATCCTATCCTTTGCCCTTACTTTTTAGTATCGTATTAAGTATTTGTTTTTTACTATATCTGGCGCTAACAAAAGTTCAAGCTTTTAAAATCAGTTTTCAATCAAAAACTTCATTTAAAATCAGAATTTTATATTTTGTTGCTAACAGCGCTATTGCCTTGTTTTTTATTCAATGCGTTACCAACCAACAAGCAGAATGGTCTGAAAACAGATACAACAGCGAAATATCTAAAGCTGGTATTTATTCCTTTTTTGCAGCTTTTAAAAACAATCAATTAGATTATGCAACGTTTTACAACACCATTCCAAATCAACAAGCTTTTACAATCGTTCAAAAGGAATTAAATTTACTTGATCCTAAAGCAAACAGCATAAAAAGAGAAGTTATAAACTCAAATCAAACAGAAAATAAGCCCAATGTTATTTTAATTATGATGGAAAGCATGAGCGCAAGCTTTATGGCAGAATTCGGATCAACAGCCGGTATAACACCAAATTTAGATACATTAGCACAAAAAGGCATTCTATTTAATAACCTTATGGCAACAGGAAACAGAACCGTTCGTGGTATCGAAGCCTTAACCTTAAGCATTCCACCCACGCCAGGCCAAAGCATTGTAAAAAGACCAAACAACCAAAACTTAATTACAATTGGTACCGTTTTTAAAAACAAAGGTTACCAGAACAACTTTTTTTATGGCGGCGATGGTTATTTTGATAATATGAACAGCTATTTTAGCGGAAATGGATTTGCTATTTTTGATCGTGGACGCGGCGGTATATTAAACGAAAAACTTAGCACAAAGCGCACATTAATAACCGATGATCAGGTAAGCTTTGAAAATGCTTGGGGAATTTGCGATGAAGATATTTTTAACGTGGTTTTACAACAAAGCGATAGTATGTACAGCAACAACCAACCGTTTTTTAATTATATATTAACTACATCCAACCACCGCCCATATACCTATCCAGAAAATAAAATTGATATTCCTTCCGGAACCGGTCGCGAAGGTGCGGTAAAATATGCCGATTTTGCCATTGGAGCATTTATTAAAAATGCCCAAACAAAACCATGGTTTAAAAACACCGTATTTGTAATTGTGGCTGACCATTGTGCTAGTAGCGCAGGTAAAAATGAGATTGATGTACAGAATTATCATATTCCTGCAATTATTTACAATTTACCCAATCAAGAACCGGTAAAAGAATCTAAATTAATGTCGCAAATAGATTTACTTCCAACTTTATTTGGTAAATTAAACTGGAATTATAATTCTAATTTTTACGGGCAAGATGTAAACCAAGCAGCTTATAAAGAAAAAGCTTTAATGGCAACTTATCGTAAATTGGGGTACATGAACCAAAATAATGAAGTTGTAATATTATCCGATCAGAAAAAAAACGCAACTTTTATTTGGGACAAAAAAACCAATAATTTAATTAGCAATCCAGAAAACAAAGCTTTAACCAAGCAAGCCATTTCATGGTATCAAACGGCCGATTATCTTTTTAGCAATCAATTATTAAAAGCCAATTAA
- the mgtE gene encoding magnesium transporter, whose product MQFKISDEFILDIENLIASKNETEILQKLEDIHFADIAELMNELKGEDAGYLFKILESEISSEILLELDDEVREKILNNLSAKEIAEELDEMDTDDAVDIISELPQEMKDEVISELEDFEHAKDIVELLRYDEDTAGGLMAKEFIQANENWNVLTCIQEIRKQAENVSRVHSIYVVDDEDRLKGRLSLKDLITSSTTTQIKSIYIPKVDYVKVDTEDVEVARIMQKYDLEAIPVVDETGRLVGRITIDDIVDVIKEEADRDYQLAAGISHDVEADDSIWELTKARLPWLLLALGGSFIAVNISESFSGAMEKYSTLFFFTPLVAAMAGNVGVQSSAIIVQGLANNSLSGSLFKRLLKEMLLAFFNSSILAVLLLFGTHFIMGTSYEISSTIVLALVTVMILASLIGTFVPIMLNKYGIDPAIATGPFITTSNDIFGLLIYFSIAKLILGF is encoded by the coding sequence ATGCAATTTAAAATCAGTGACGAATTTATCCTTGATATAGAAAACTTAATCGCTTCTAAAAACGAAACCGAGATTTTACAAAAACTCGAGGATATTCACTTTGCTGATATAGCCGAATTAATGAATGAATTGAAGGGCGAAGATGCGGGCTATCTTTTTAAAATCCTTGAATCAGAAATTAGTTCGGAAATTCTTTTGGAGCTTGACGATGAAGTTCGAGAAAAAATATTAAACAACCTTTCGGCTAAAGAAATTGCCGAGGAGTTGGATGAAATGGATACCGATGATGCGGTAGATATTATATCAGAATTACCTCAGGAAATGAAAGATGAGGTAATTTCTGAGCTTGAAGATTTTGAACACGCCAAAGATATTGTTGAGCTGTTGCGTTACGACGAAGATACAGCCGGCGGATTAATGGCTAAAGAATTTATTCAGGCCAATGAAAATTGGAATGTGTTAACTTGTATTCAAGAAATTAGAAAACAAGCCGAAAACGTTTCGCGCGTGCATTCAATTTACGTTGTAGATGACGAAGATCGTTTAAAAGGACGTTTGTCCTTAAAAGATTTAATTACATCATCAACAACAACACAAATAAAAAGCATTTACATTCCTAAAGTAGATTATGTAAAGGTAGATACTGAAGATGTTGAGGTTGCTCGCATCATGCAAAAATATGACCTTGAAGCAATTCCGGTGGTAGATGAAACCGGACGTTTGGTTGGTAGAATTACAATTGATGATATTGTTGACGTAATTAAGGAAGAAGCAGATCGCGATTATCAGTTAGCTGCCGGTATTTCGCACGATGTTGAGGCGGATGATAGCATTTGGGAATTAACCAAAGCGCGTTTGCCTTGGTTACTTTTGGCGTTAGGCGGTAGTTTTATTGCAGTTAATATATCAGAAAGCTTTAGTGGTGCCATGGAAAAATATTCTACCTTATTTTTCTTTACGCCCTTAGTTGCCGCTATGGCGGGTAATGTTGGGGTGCAATCTTCAGCTATTATTGTGCAAGGTTTGGCAAATAACAGCTTGTCTGGATCGTTGTTTAAACGTTTGTTAAAAGAAATGCTTTTAGCTTTTTTTAATAGTTCAATTTTAGCTGTGTTGTTGTTATTTGGCACGCATTTTATAATGGGAACTTCTTACGAAATATCATCAACCATTGTGCTTGCGTTAGTTACCGTAATGATTTTGGCAAGCTTAATAGGAACTTTTGTACCGATTATGTTAAATAAATATGGCATAGATCCAGCTATTGCTACGGGGCCATTTATTACAACTAGTAATGATATTTTTGGGTTGTTAATTTATTTCTCTATTGCTAAGTTAATTCTTGGATTCTAA
- the rsmA gene encoding 16S rRNA (adenine(1518)-N(6)/adenine(1519)-N(6))-dimethyltransferase RsmA, producing MDKVKAKKHLGQHFLNDENIARKIADALTLEGYNKVIEIGPGMGVLTKYMLEKPTETWVIEIDTESVSYLEKHYEKLHNKILSEDFLKYDLTQVFGNEPFAIIGNFPYNISSQIVFKALEMRDQIPEFAGMFQKEVAERICEPKGSKTYGILSVLTQAFYDTEYLFTVSENVFTPPPKVKSGVMRMRRKENYKLPCNEKLFFNVVKTAFNQRRKTLRNSLKSFNLSEEFKADKFLDLRPEQVSVEQFIDLTLKIQANAI from the coding sequence ATGGATAAAGTAAAAGCAAAAAAGCATTTAGGACAACATTTCTTAAATGACGAAAATATTGCACGTAAAATTGCCGATGCGTTAACCTTAGAAGGTTACAATAAGGTCATAGAAATTGGTCCCGGAATGGGCGTGCTAACCAAATATATGTTAGAAAAACCTACCGAAACGTGGGTAATTGAAATTGATACCGAATCGGTTTCGTATTTAGAAAAACATTACGAAAAGTTGCACAACAAAATCTTATCTGAAGATTTTTTAAAATACGATTTAACCCAGGTTTTTGGTAACGAACCGTTTGCAATTATCGGAAATTTTCCGTATAATATATCTTCACAAATTGTTTTTAAAGCTTTAGAAATGCGCGATCAAATTCCAGAATTTGCAGGCATGTTTCAAAAAGAAGTTGCCGAACGTATTTGTGAACCAAAAGGTAGTAAAACGTATGGCATACTTTCTGTATTAACCCAAGCATTTTACGATACCGAGTATTTGTTTACCGTGTCAGAAAATGTTTTTACGCCACCGCCAAAAGTAAAATCTGGTGTTATGCGCATGCGTCGTAAAGAAAACTATAAATTACCTTGTAATGAAAAGTTGTTTTTTAATGTTGTAAAAACAGCATTTAACCAACGTCGTAAAACGTTACGCAACAGCTTAAAATCGTTCAACTTGTCTGAAGAATTTAAGGCCGATAAGTTTTTAGATTTACGACCAGAACAAGTTAGCGTAGAACAATTTATTGATTTAACTCTTAAAATTCAAGCCAATGCAATTTAA
- a CDS encoding tetratricopeptide repeat protein, producing MKKIILICLLIFTAVASAQNTELAAAYFAKGEYDKAVLLLEPLYKQQPYNQNYYNQLVTCYQQLQQFDKAEALILLHIAQFKLTTAYVTLGYNYALQNKSELAEENYQKAIESIANNPNVVYSIAREFETKSLIPQAIQAYEYAFELNQNPDFNYPLALLYGQAGNYEKMLESIFTYAENNQNSISSVQNMLSFYMTDDAEKNFSNQVRKSLLQRVQKNQDIFWVHFLSWYFVQQQDFAKAFIQEKAVFKREGTNVYKLFSLAEAAQAEKDYETATEILNFIEESVLDQAVQIQTTVLKNKILLANSTPQNYKEMQKLFEQQIEKFEISNNSVALVLQIARFYGFELDNFNEAKHKIDKLLALSLPTLQQAQVKELLADLYVANKKFNQAIIYYGQVQDDVKNNELAHNAQFKMAMANYYKTDFDWALKQFKVLKQSTSLLIANDALEMFLLLNDATRQDSAKVVLTPFAEADFLKFQKKNEQAKQAYLNLLPEAELTEMADVTLYRLAQVNFDLANTAQAIAHLEQLLSQYQESIYRDDAHFLLGIWYEKLGDTEKAQNNLEQIIVHHQDSIYFLEAQTKYRKLRGDKNV from the coding sequence ATGAAAAAAATAATTTTAATCTGCCTGCTTATTTTTACCGCAGTCGCATCAGCTCAAAACACAGAATTGGCTGCTGCGTATTTTGCCAAAGGAGAATACGATAAAGCGGTGCTGCTGCTCGAGCCTTTGTATAAACAACAACCATACAATCAAAATTATTACAACCAATTGGTAACCTGTTATCAGCAATTGCAACAATTTGATAAGGCCGAAGCTTTAATACTACTGCATATTGCGCAATTTAAATTAACTACCGCTTATGTTACGTTGGGTTATAATTATGCCTTGCAAAACAAATCTGAGTTGGCTGAAGAAAATTACCAAAAAGCGATCGAAAGCATTGCCAACAATCCTAATGTAGTTTATAGCATTGCCCGCGAATTCGAAACAAAATCGCTCATTCCGCAAGCTATTCAAGCGTATGAATATGCGTTTGAACTCAATCAAAACCCCGATTTTAATTATCCGTTAGCGTTGCTTTATGGGCAAGCGGGTAATTACGAAAAAATGTTAGAAAGTATTTTTACTTATGCCGAAAATAACCAGAATAGCATAAGTTCTGTGCAAAATATGTTGTCGTTTTATATGACCGATGATGCCGAAAAAAACTTCTCAAACCAAGTGCGTAAATCGTTATTGCAACGCGTACAAAAAAATCAAGATATTTTTTGGGTACATTTTTTGTCGTGGTATTTTGTACAACAACAAGATTTTGCAAAAGCTTTTATACAAGAAAAGGCCGTTTTTAAACGAGAAGGAACGAATGTTTACAAGCTTTTTTCGTTAGCCGAAGCCGCTCAAGCAGAAAAAGATTATGAAACGGCTACCGAAATTTTAAATTTTATTGAAGAAAGCGTTTTAGATCAGGCCGTACAAATTCAAACAACCGTTCTAAAAAACAAAATTTTGTTGGCAAACAGCACGCCGCAAAATTATAAAGAAATGCAAAAGCTTTTTGAACAACAAATCGAAAAATTTGAAATTTCGAACAATTCGGTAGCTTTAGTACTACAAATTGCACGTTTTTATGGTTTTGAATTAGATAATTTTAACGAAGCAAAGCATAAAATAGATAAATTATTAGCCTTATCTTTGCCCACCTTGCAGCAAGCACAAGTAAAAGAGCTGTTGGCAGATTTGTATGTGGCTAACAAAAAGTTTAATCAAGCCATTATATATTACGGTCAGGTTCAGGACGATGTAAAAAATAATGAGCTTGCGCACAACGCACAATTTAAAATGGCAATGGCCAATTATTACAAAACTGATTTTGATTGGGCCTTAAAACAATTTAAAGTTTTAAAACAATCAACCTCGTTGTTAATTGCTAACGATGCGCTCGAAATGTTTTTGTTGTTAAACGATGCTACGCGGCAAGATAGCGCTAAAGTTGTTTTAACACCATTTGCCGAAGCTGATTTTTTAAAGTTTCAGAAAAAAAACGAGCAAGCCAAACAAGCTTATTTAAACCTTTTGCCAGAAGCAGAACTAACCGAAATGGCCGATGTAACATTGTACCGTTTGGCGCAGGTAAATTTTGATTTAGCAAATACAGCCCAAGCTATAGCGCATTTAGAACAATTGCTGAGCCAATATCAAGAAAGTATTTATCGCGACGATGCCCATTTTTTATTAGGCATTTGGTATGAAAAACTAGGCGATACCGAAAAAGCACAAAACAATTTAGAACAAATAATAGTACATCACCAAGACAGCATTTATTTTTTAGAAGCTCAAACAAAATATCGCAAATTGCGTGGTGATAAAAACGTATAA
- a CDS encoding DUF4286 family protein, whose protein sequence is MIIYNITMNIDESVHEKWMDWMKNSFIKQMLETEHFSAARMVKVIVNEEMGGLTYSTQFETESRETLENFYNQDHDRLLGEGHQLFADKMLVFATELAVLEEF, encoded by the coding sequence ATGATTATTTACAATATAACCATGAATATTGACGAATCGGTTCATGAAAAATGGATGGATTGGATGAAAAATTCTTTTATCAAACAAATGTTAGAAACCGAACATTTTTCGGCAGCACGTATGGTAAAAGTTATAGTTAACGAAGAAATGGGCGGATTAACTTATTCTACGCAGTTTGAAACCGAATCGCGTGAAACGCTCGAGAATTTTTACAACCAAGATCACGATCGTTTGTTGGGTGAAGGGCATCAATTATTTGCCGACAAAATGCTTGTTTTCGCAACCGAATTAGCTGTTTTAGAAGAGTTCTAA
- the rseP gene encoding RIP metalloprotease RseP — MIQVAQILFILSILVILHEFGHYLTAKMFKVKVEKFYLFMDAGFSVVKKKIGETEWGIGWLPLGGYVKLAGMIDESMDTEQLKQEPQPWEFRAKPAWQRLIIMLGGIIVNVLLAWGIFTVLYTTYGQKYISTEVVQKNGLMFGDAGLNAGFKNGDKIVSVDGKLQDRFNRMTLDVLLGNEIIVERDGKLETIILTDEHKKDILGLEGKQFMMPRLMDVQIDSVIPDASLNKAGILPNDKIVSLNNQPIVYFDELKTALDQNKGENITLGIVRDNQPINVDVVVGKDATLGFIPKFADLSDSQVVNKLSFGQALKAGIDESYQLIVYNIKQFKLILSPKTEAYKQVKSPIGIARMLPDTWNWEFIWSFTALFSIGLAFMNILPIPGLDGGHALFTIAEMITGKKLSEKTMGYVQTVGMIILLTLMVLTFGKDIYELIADKLIK, encoded by the coding sequence ATGATTCAAGTAGCACAAATCCTATTTATTTTATCAATTCTAGTAATTCTTCACGAGTTTGGACATTACTTAACCGCAAAAATGTTTAAAGTTAAAGTTGAAAAGTTTTATTTATTTATGGATGCAGGATTTTCTGTAGTTAAAAAGAAAATTGGTGAGACAGAATGGGGAATTGGATGGTTACCATTAGGCGGTTATGTTAAATTGGCTGGAATGATTGACGAAAGCATGGATACCGAACAACTAAAACAAGAACCACAACCTTGGGAATTTAGAGCAAAACCGGCTTGGCAACGTTTAATTATTATGTTGGGCGGTATTATTGTTAATGTACTTTTGGCTTGGGGTATTTTTACGGTTTTATATACTACGTACGGACAAAAATATATTTCGACAGAAGTTGTTCAGAAAAACGGTTTAATGTTTGGTGATGCGGGCTTAAATGCTGGTTTTAAAAATGGAGATAAAATTGTTTCTGTTGATGGTAAGTTACAAGATCGTTTTAACCGCATGACGTTAGATGTCTTATTAGGCAACGAAATTATTGTTGAACGTGATGGAAAGCTTGAAACTATTATTTTAACTGACGAGCATAAAAAAGATATTTTAGGCTTAGAAGGTAAGCAATTTATGATGCCACGTTTAATGGATGTTCAAATTGATTCTGTTATTCCGGATGCTTCTTTAAACAAAGCTGGTATTTTACCAAACGATAAAATTGTTAGCCTTAACAACCAACCGATTGTTTATTTTGATGAACTTAAAACAGCTTTAGACCAAAATAAAGGAGAAAATATTACTTTAGGTATTGTACGTGACAACCAACCCATAAATGTGGATGTTGTTGTTGGCAAAGATGCAACGTTAGGCTTTATACCAAAATTTGCAGATTTAAGCGATTCGCAAGTGGTAAACAAACTTTCGTTTGGGCAAGCACTTAAAGCAGGAATTGACGAATCGTATCAGCTTATTGTTTACAACATTAAGCAGTTTAAATTAATTCTTTCTCCAAAAACAGAAGCATACAAACAGGTTAAGTCGCCAATCGGGATTGCACGCATGTTACCCGACACGTGGAACTGGGAATTTATTTGGAGTTTTACTGCATTATTTTCTATCGGTTTGGCGTTTATGAACATCTTACCAATTCCTGGTTTAGACGGTGGTCATGCCTTATTTACCATTGCAGAAATGATTACGGGAAAAAAATTATCAGAAAAAACAATGGGCTATGTGCAAACCGTTGGAATGATTATCTTACTGACCTTAATGGTGTTAACTTTTGGTAAAGATATTTATGAGCTAATTGCTGATAAACTGATTAAATAA
- a CDS encoding glycosyltransferase family 2 protein codes for MAPTSKKSKFQNSYFVALLALVLIAGAFILANQLENKYHVVYLFTQNNLFLKTIAILGTILLASNLLLLSYFTYLYYTYKPINAVSDASLPTCSVIIPAYNEGKLVYETLQSVVQTNYPFEKLEIIVVDDGSTDDTWQWIYKAHQDFKAPIVKHQLTKNSGKRQALYEAFKMGKGDVFITIDSDSIIEPETLRLLTSPFVTQQNCGAVAGNVKIRNAQHALLPKMLNVRFIFSFEFIRAAQSRLGFVLSTPGALSAYKREAIESLLEPWITQTFLGKISDIGEDRALTTMVFKNGWNVLFQKEARVFTNIPTGYKQLYKMFLRWERSNVRELLYMGKFIFTDFRKGNKIAERIIYLEQCMQLLFAIPFVLAWLLLLVNFPVLTIITTVVGCFFSTSEKVSFYAFNYKSTEAIWAYSYSIFFVFTLFWVVPYSIITVKKGGWLTK; via the coding sequence ATGGCTCCAACCTCAAAAAAATCAAAATTTCAAAACAGTTATTTTGTTGCCCTACTCGCTTTAGTACTTATCGCAGGTGCGTTTATATTAGCAAATCAATTAGAAAATAAATACCACGTTGTTTATCTTTTCACTCAAAACAACTTATTCTTAAAAACCATTGCAATATTAGGTACTATCTTACTAGCAAGTAATCTTTTACTCCTTTCCTATTTTACCTATTTATATTACACCTATAAACCTATAAATGCGGTAAGCGATGCAAGCTTACCAACCTGCTCGGTAATTATTCCTGCTTATAACGAAGGAAAATTGGTATACGAAACCTTGCAAAGCGTAGTTCAAACAAATTATCCGTTTGAAAAGCTTGAAATTATTGTAGTAGATGATGGTAGTACAGACGATACGTGGCAATGGATTTACAAAGCACATCAAGATTTTAAAGCACCTATAGTAAAACATCAATTAACCAAAAATTCGGGTAAGCGCCAAGCGTTATACGAAGCTTTTAAAATGGGCAAAGGTGATGTTTTTATAACCATAGATAGCGATTCTATTATAGAGCCCGAAACTTTACGTTTATTAACCAGTCCTTTCGTAACACAACAAAATTGCGGGGCCGTTGCAGGTAATGTGAAAATTAGGAATGCGCAACACGCGTTATTACCTAAAATGCTAAACGTACGTTTTATTTTTAGTTTTGAATTTATTCGTGCTGCACAAAGCCGTTTGGGCTTTGTTTTAAGTACGCCAGGTGCTTTATCGGCTTACAAGCGTGAAGCAATAGAATCTTTACTTGAACCTTGGATTACGCAAACCTTTTTAGGCAAAATATCGGATATTGGCGAAGACAGAGCGCTAACAACCATGGTGTTTAAAAACGGTTGGAACGTATTGTTTCAGAAAGAAGCTCGCGTTTTTACAAACATTCCAACCGGTTACAAACAATTGTATAAAATGTTTTTACGCTGGGAACGCAGTAACGTACGCGAACTTTTGTACATGGGTAAATTTATTTTTACCGATTTCAGAAAAGGTAACAAAATTGCAGAACGCATTATTTATTTAGAGCAATGCATGCAACTTTTATTTGCTATTCCTTTTGTTTTGGCTTGGTTGCTACTATTAGTAAACTTTCCGGTTTTAACAATTATTACAACTGTTGTAGGTTGCTTTTTTAGCACATCCGAGAAAGTTTCATTTTACGCATTTAACTACAAATCTACCGAAGCAATTTGGGCCTATTCCTACAGCATATTTTTCGTTTTCACCTTGTTTTGGGTTGTACCATATTCTATTATAACAGTAAAAAAAGGTGGTTGGTTAACTAAATAA